CATAAATGATGAACAAGCTATTTCACCATTATATGGAATAACTATATTACTTACAGCACAATTCCCACTACTAAGAACTAGATGTTTAACTTTTGTTTCACCTTCAATAATTCTAATTGAATCATTTAATCTTACATTAATATGGCAAACATTTTCCaaatactaaaataaaaataattatatattttatttttcatggtaaaatttacttttataagtTCTTCATTAAAACTTTTCCCACCttctttaaaaagaatattttctttattataaattgtaatactttttgcatatttttttaaaattgttgataatgttataatatttggtgtacaatttaaaattgatacatgtttattttttgaactatcataaattaattttgcaTCATCaggatttttaaaatataaaacattttcaagTAATGAACCAggaataacaattttttttaatgctgTTCCTGTTGCAATAACAAGATTAGAATattcaaaacttttttcattatcacAATATACTATTTTACTTGTTACATCAACTTTAATTACTTTTGTATTTAAACGAATATCAATACCataatcattataaaaagttttttctcttaataatatttcatcatCACTAATATTTGGATttgttgataataaaaatctaGCAAAAGGTAATGTATTatcttttgttaataaaataattgaatcTTTATAACCATTTTGTCTTAATACTTCAGCACAAGTTACAGCAGCAATTCCTGATccaataataattgtattttcatttgacatcttaaatatatatttatacattggtctttcttttttattaactgataacatataaaattttgtttctataaaaattttaccatttttaacaatagttttaaaagtattttgtGAATATAATCCAGGATATTCTTCTAAATATCCTGTACGAATATCATAACATGTACCATATGGAACACAATAAATAcgattttttgataaaacacctataaataaataatttttttttttaaattacataaaagaattaaaaaaagaaaaattttatattacctTCTATTAATGGACTATTACAATTGGCACAATTTGATGCTAaaacataataattattttcatattttataagtaCTACATTAATACCattcttaatatttatttgtctcattctattaaaacaaaaaatcttcaaattaataatattaaaaaccaACCTTCCATTATTAATTTCTTgttcttttaaaatgaaaatgaattGGGTTTCATTGTCATCATCATTAACATCAAGATTAACAAATTTAGAATTGTCCAAAACATCAACCTTTTTATTATCcttttcattttcatttttatcatcttttataatattatctttaatatcatttaaagaatgtttatctttattaattattttttttatctcatTATTAATAGAATCATCATTAACAATTAATTGTCTATacattttctataaattaaaataatataaaaaaaattaaatatgatattaatttataatagtaatataaaactttaaataaaaaatcactTTGTTTATTACAAATGAAATTTGATCATATAACTATACCTCAAAAAGtagatattataataataaatttgatgaatataaacaaaaactTAATAAAAGTGTAGAACAAATTTATGtaatttgataattaaaataaactaaaaaattcTATGATATTcagtattaaaatttcaaaataatatactaaaacttttattactttcataagtatataatttttctcatcagaaatttaatttattttatttatataaaaaaaaaatattatgagaaaaaaatattttaatttttcaagtatattaatatttttaatatttaccGTACATGGtgaatttaatgatatatttgaTGATGACGAAAGAATGtaagtttaattatttaaaaatattaatatataaaaaataatatatatataattatttaatttaaaaatatttaaaataacatttttatttttataggtCAAGAATAGTTATGGTTAATGGAAATATGGCATTTCATGCAggaatatcaaaaaatatatcatttcaTGTTTCTAAAGATTCAGGAATTTTTTTCCAGTCAATGGATATAACAAGTTTACCAAACAAAGTatgttttttatacttttaatttttcttttaaattgtactttaatatattttttaattacacaagaataattatattaaattattatacatgctaatataagatttttagaaaaataaaaaaaaaaaagaaatcttttatttcttttatattaaaaaatgcttatattttatatttataaaaatattaaaaaataaatataattaattctATTTATTATAGAGTGATATAGATAATTTAACAGAAAAATGGAGACAAACACTTGATGCTGTATACCTTATTCGTCGCAATGTTATTGGAAATCAAATTTCAGGAACAAGTATGAAAGCAAAATTATTACGTCTTGACTCTGCtatcaaaaatttaacaataactACAGGAAATATgacaatattaaataataataaacaaagaCAAATGAAAAGAATAGCTAGAATGTTATCTATATTTCAGACAAATTTAcatgaattattaaaagttttaaaaactGATAGATGTATTGGTAATCCTTGTTTAAATGGTGGACAATgttttaatacatatattgGTTATCATTGTTTATGTCCTGATACATGGACTGTAtgtgattattttttattttttaatcttttttatttatataatttttttttttaaaaaattaattataggGAACAAATTGTGATAGAGATGTTAATGAATGTCTTTTATATGAAGGAACAAGTAGAGGTTGCCAAAATGATGGtaaatgtattaataaaCTTAATGGATTTTATTGTGAATGTAAAGAATCATATCATGGTGAATTATGTCAATCACAAAAATCATCATGTAATAATGATATAGAATTATGTGGTGAACATGGACATTGTGTTGATTTAGTACAACCAAAAAATGGTATTAATTATATGTGTATATGTCCATATGgttttaaaaatcataatGATAGTAATAATCCATATTGTGAAGATATTGATGAATGTCAAAATAATCCATGTTATCCTGGTGCTACATGTATTAATTTACCTGGTTCATTTAAATGTACTGGATGCCCAAAAGGTACTCAAGGAAATGGTATAATATGTCTTGATATTGATGAATGTTTAGATGAAAGATTAAATGATTGTTCAAAGAATCCTTTAGTTAAATGTATTAATACATATGGTAGTTATAAATGTGATGAATGTCCACCATCATATGAAGGTGATGGTTATacatgtaaaaaaataagtaaatgtaaaaataatttatgtcCTAATGATAGTATATGTACAGAGGTACCTGATGCATTAGATGGTTATATATGTACATGTCCTGATGGTACATCATCTGATAAAGGATATAATGGTGATTGTAATTCATCAAATACTAATAATCCATGTAATTATAAAGAATGTAAAAATGGTGGTACATGTTATGCTACAGGATGGTTTTCATTTTCATGTATATGCCCATTTGGATATAGTGGTAATATGTGCCAATATCCTACAGCATGCCTAGAAcataattgtaataatagaggtaattgtataattaatgataaagatGGTATATGTGAATGTTATCCTGGTTATTATGGTTCTGAATGCCAATTTGAAGATACATTTTTAGGTTGTAATATTGATATATCAAATCAAACAGGAAAATTAAGTTTagaaagattatttttttgggATGAAAAAGTTGGTATTGATCATTGTTCATGGAATATTAAAATACCAGGTTCAAATAATGTAACAGTATTAGATATAAgaacattattaaataatgatacaGTATCAAATCATGAAGATGAAAGATATGATTGTGATATTAATGAATCAGCTATTATAATAAGAGATGGTGAAACAAAAAATGCTCCTATTGTTGGTAATTTTTGTAAAGGACCTAAAAATTCTCTTGTTCCAGTTATTAATCGTAAAATTATACTTAGTGGTAGTCgttttaaaattgaatttacaccattattaaataatgctTCAtcagatttttttattaattggtTTACAATACCAAAACGATGTGGtggtttattaaaaaattcatttggAGAGATTGATTTTAAACAGGGTATCAATATGACACATTGTGTTTGGTATATAGAAGTTAATCTTGATCATCATATTCAAATAGAAATTGATAGAGTATCAATGATAACACAAAAAAGAGTAAATTGTACAGTAAATAGtttacaaatttttgatGGTAATCGTATTACAAGTGATCAAAAAGTTAATGAAGTTTGTAgtaatgaaaatgataaaattttagtatCAACAACAGGTCCATATGCAACAATTTATTGGTCTAATGATAatcaaaaagatatttataataaagatgATTGTATAAGTGAAAAAGAATGTAATTTTggttttaaattatcttataAAATTACTGAATTACCTTCTGGTTGTGGTGGTGAAATTTTACCAAATGAAAATGGTGAATTTGAGGGATTTATTCAATCACCAAATTAtccaaataattattttagtaatttaGATTGTTTATGGAAATTAAATTCAACTGGTACAccattatcatatttattagaTCATGTTATAAAACTTAATATAATTGATTTTGATATTCCagttaaaaaagaagattatTTTTGTACAAATAGTTATCTTAAAGTAATGGAAAATTCACTATCATCATCTGGTATTCaatattgtaataattttaaaccaTCACATACATATTCATATTCTGGTAatacattattaattaaatttcattCTGATTCTATTAATAAAGGAAAaggatttttattatcatataaatcaTCCTgtgaaaaacatttttatttacaaaatggTACTATAAGATCTGTTAATTATCCAAATTCATCACCATATCcaattaattgtaaatatattatttattcacCACCAACAAGaggaataaaaattaaaattattgattttgatttaatacaaccaataaatatatgttatgGTACACCAGAAATAATTGATGGTATTCaagattatattaaattttctggACCACAttcatcaaataaattatttaataaaaaacatatatgTAAAAGATTTCCATTAATACCACCAAATGGTGAAATAATAACTTCAGGTACTAGAccattaacaataaattatgtCAATTCTGGTTCACCAAATAATAAAGGTTTCCATTTTGAATATGAAACATTTGAATTAGGTTGTGGTGGAATTTTTGAAGATATTAATGGTACAATAACAAGTCCAAATTATCCTGATGGTTATTTAGAAAATCTTTATTGTGTTTATCATATATCAACagaaattaataaacttaTTAGACTTACATTTCAAACTTTTGATATTGAAGCATCATCAAGTGATAAAGATCATTGTGATAGTGATGTTGTTGgtatatatgaaaattatacaaCTGAAACAGAACATGGTACATTAATTGGTGAATTTTGTGGTTCAATATTACCACCATCAATTGTATCAAGtagtaataaattaacaattgTTCTTAGAACTGATAGATCAGTAAAAGGTATAGGTTTTAAAGCAATATATGAAAGTATACCATCTGAtgaaaattgtaataaactttttaccTCACCATCAGGTGTTATTGAATATGATGGtagtataaataataattggcTTCAATGTGACTATTCAATAAGATTACcaagaaataaaagaattttaataaaatttaataattttacaattcCATGTATTGAtagtatattatttgttagAAATGGTTTAGGTATTGATTCACCAGGATTTAAAGGTTTACATGGAATGTCTGAAATTTGTTCTGGTCATTCAGTATCATCACTTAGAACacattcaaatttttttttcatgagATTAGTTACTAGTAATccaaaaaaaacaaaattttcaatatcatATGAACAATATAATGGTGGTTGTGGTGGTAAATTATCTGGTTTATCTGGTAGTATATCAACACCACATTTTCCTGAAAAAGATAAACATTCATATGATTGTGAATGGCATATTGTTGGTTCATTAGgtaatcaaataaaatttaatattataagtaTGGATGATTTATCAATACCAATatctaatgataaaaattattgtcaTGGATATATGTCTAATAGTATTGATATTTATGAAGGATATACAAAAggatatgaaaaattaatatcataTTGTTATAAAGAAGATCAACTTTCTTCTATAATAAGTGAAGGTAAtgatatgataataaaatataaacaaaatcaACATGGTACAAGAGATAGTATTTATGGTTTTCTTGGTGAATATACAACACATTGTAAAGgtgtattattaaatgattttacTGGACATATACAAAATCCTGGATATGGTTATAATGTAAATGAACATATATCATGTAATTGGAGAATAAATGTTGGTAAAGGTAATAGAATAcgtgtaaaaattattgaatttgatatttatgaatcatctaaacatataaatattaataaatgtaatgATAATTGGCTTAAAATTGGTGATtatcaaattaaatatatggaAAATagaaatgatattaattataattcaacatttaatgatttttgttcagatacaaatattatacataattttgaatcagttaataatattcttgatatatcatataatacatataatatgccaaataataaattttggaTATATTATGAAACTATTGGTTGTGGTggaataataaatgaaaataatactattataATGATATCAAATATAACAACACCagaattattttcaaataccAATAGATTACCATTTGAATGTAGATGGAAAATTATAGCACCATTtggatataatattaaaattaatttagaaaaaatattaattaatagaGCTGAAGATGAATTAGATAGTGAATGTCTTTATGGATTATCATATTATTCAGGaccaaataataatacaggAATACCACAACGACAATATTGTAGTAAAAGTTATGATAAATCTTATATATCACATTCAAatgaattatttgttttaattaatgCTCAATTAGGAACATAttcatttgataaaaaagataatattatgtTTAAAGCATTAATAGAATTTACTCAATCAAATATTGATAGTGATTGTGGTGGTGATATACATCTTAATACAAATCAAATTATACCATTTCATACAATAAATTATCCAAAACCATATATTAAAGGTATTAATTGTAAATGGAAATTTACCTCACCATCAGGATATTCTGTAGGATATcgtattaaaacatttaatggTGGTAATATGGGTACTGTAAAATTaccatttataaaaaaattaaataaatataatttaacagAATGTTCAAATTCaaatttaagaatatttggatttttatttattaaaacatataattatttattaaaagaatatcaTCCATTTTTAACAACATGTGGATATTCAGATATTGATAAaccaatatatataaatacaataCATAATAATAGTATTGTTGAATTTCGTGGTGCAAGTCTTGATTTAGCATTAATAtctaatgaaaaaaataataaacctATCGGTTTATTAATGGAAGCATTTACTGTATGTGGTGGTGAACTTATTGCAacaaaagaaagaaaaatatataattttaataatatttatgatgataattgtactattattataataccACCAGAAAAAGAAGGTGaaattgatattataaaagttaaattaacATCAATATGGTTAGGTAAAACAAATACaacaataaatgataaaccaacaatgtttaattttaccTGTTCAACTGATACAATATCAGAACCATGGAGTATTAGTAGAAGTAATTATGAAAATAGATGGTATAGTTTTTCATGTCAAGGatcaattattataaatatttataatataacaaaagaaTCAATGAATAATATGATTTTACAATATGGTATTAATAGTCATTTTTGTGGTGGTGAATTAAAAGGAAATGGTTTAGAGGAAGCTGATAGTAAAAGTAAAGATTTTGAATGTACTTATACATATAGTAATGCTCTTGGTAATAATGTTGAAATacaaatagaaaatattaatataccaTGGAGTGAAAATTGTATTGATggttattttgaaataagaaaatataatgaatCTGGTGATGTTTTAGGAAGATTTTGTGGTAATGatgatgataatataaatagtaGAGGTATAGGTAAAACATTTGAAGGTAATATATTATGGATGAGATATAAAGTTAAgatgaataatttattacaagatgataatgaattttatacaagtattaaatttaataaaaatgctAAAATTGGTGGATATGTTGAGGGAAATGTTATTGAAAGTTCATCATACATGGAaccaaataaaatttatacatgGAATATTATtgaacaaaatataaaaggtatatcattaaaaattgaatcaTTATATATACCAAATAGTGATAATTCTGATATTATTGAATGTAAATCAAGTAAATTATGTGAAGGATTAACTATAATGTCAGGAATTTGTGATGATGATCAAGATTGGGAAACATGTGGTcatgttttatataatttaaatggtTATATTGGTGATGATAGagaattaatattaaaaggtAATGAATTTACAATTGGATTATATGCTAAAACAAAAGTTTCATTTCATCTTTCATGGACATATCTTTATACAACACCtgatttattaaatcatacaaaaaatgaaattgataCAGATTTTAATTGTGGTGGTATGTTAAATCCATCTTTTACTGTtcaagtattaaaaaatccaTCAATTACTGGTAGCATAAATTATCCCCCTGATACAAGATGTAAATGGACAATTAAAAGACCACTATTTAGAGGaattgaattaaaattagTATATGTTGATTTAGAAAGTACATTAAATTGTAGATATGATTATCTTTATGTAactaaaaatagttatacAAAAACATCAGAAATACCATTTGAAACTGATACAGATAAAAGAGTATgtgatattttatcaatgaaaaaattaacaatgaCACTTACTGATGATTctgaattaaatatatattttgtttctGATCGTAGTAGACAAGGAAGAGGATTCCTTCTTGAATATCGATTATTATGTGAttcaaaagaattttttgaaGCTGATAATGGTAATTTTGTTGGAACACTTTTATCACCAAATTATCCTGATCCATATCCATCTAATATTTCATGTTCATGGTCAATTTCAACTGATAGTTTTCGTAGAATTGAAGTAATACCAAATgaaattgatttaaaaacaaatgatGATGGTTCatgtaaaaatgatatactTAAAATTTCTGGTAAAATACCAGATAATGGTACAATGTTAGGATTTTTAGAATAttctaaattattacaatatgAAACAtgtaaaaaatcatttactAATATTACTTTTGTTCATGGtaaaattcaaataaattttaaatcagGTATAGaagaaaatacaaaaaaaggttttagtttaaaaataagtgaAATTGTTGATCCATGTAGTGATATGCATTTAGTTATTGATGAAGATAATCctactaaaattttaacttcaCCTAAATGGCCAAATTATTCTCCTAATTCTTTAAATTGTGGTTGGAAAATAAGTGCACCAATAGGACatagaattaaatttaatattgatCCAGAAACATTTAATATGGAAGAGTCATCAGGTGGTGAATGTGTTAATGATTACCTTCAAATATTTGATGGTccatctaaaaaaaataaattaattggaagatattgtaataataaaggtccagaaacaattttttcaacatcaaattatttatttattcattataaGACAGATTCAATGATACCATCACATGGATTTAATGCTACATATTCAATTGCTGATTGTGGTGgtacaataaatttaaaaccaaatattaaattttctttattttcacCACGTTATCCTAATTATGATCAGGCAAATCATCAATGTATATGGCAAATTCGTGCACccaaaaattatcaaatattaattgatattaaaacattattaatatcacCAAAAAGTAATTGTTCTAATGGATATGTTAGTATTAGAGATTCatatattgataatgaaaatagttattatatattaccACCAACTTGTACAAAAATGTATTCTAAAAAACCAGCATTAAAATCTAAATCTCATGTTatttttgtt
This Strongyloides ratti genome assembly S_ratti_ED321, chromosome : 2 DNA region includes the following protein-coding sequences:
- a CDS encoding Apoptosis-inducing factor 3; this translates as MYRQLIVNDDSINNEIKKIINKDKHSLNDIKDNIIKDDKNENEKDNKKVDVLDNSKFVNLDVNDDDNETQFIFILKEQEINNGRMRQINIKNASNCANCNSPLIEGVLSKNRIYCVPYGTCYDIRTGYLEEYPGLYSQNTFKTIVKNGKIFIETKFYMLSVNKKERPMYKYIFKMSNENTIIIGSGIAAVTCAEVLRQNGYKDSIILLTKDNTLPFARFLLSTNPNISDDEILLREKTFYNDYGIDIRLNTKVIKVDVTSKIVYCDNEKSFEYSNLVIATGTALKKIVIPGSLLENVLYFKNPDDAKLIYDSSKNKHVSILNCTPNIITLSTILKKYAKSITIYNKENILFKEGGKSFNEELIKYLENVCHINVRLNDSIRIIEGETKVKHLVLSSGNCAVSNIVIPYNGEIACSSFMLGAKLKTTSDSYIEVNENMKTNIPNVYAIGDCSFSDKYKSNSFRNSWQLAQIEGKICAMNILNKEMINFNKEVQLFWFNIENKMVVFVHKIFINDNEPLSRGSFETNDFITYFFDKNFLIGVICFGDVTPAIQIFACFKKNICITKEEVQIMKKNNWSYKLI
- a CDS encoding Cubilin — protein: MRKKYFNFSSILIFLIFTVHGEFNDIFDDDERMSRIVMVNGNMAFHAGISKNISFHVSKDSGIFFQSMDITSLPNKSDIDNLTEKWRQTLDAVYLIRRNVIGNQISGTSMKAKLLRLDSAIKNLTITTGNMTILNNNKQRQMKRIARMLSIFQTNLHELLKVLKTDRCIGNPCLNGGQCFNTYIGYHCLCPDTWTGTNCDRDVNECLLYEGTSRGCQNDGKCINKLNGFYCECKESYHGELCQSQKSSCNNDIELCGEHGHCVDLVQPKNGINYMCICPYGFKNHNDSNNPYCEDIDECQNNPCYPGATCINLPGSFKCTGCPKGTQGNGIICLDIDECLDERLNDCSKNPLVKCINTYGSYKCDECPPSYEGDGYTCKKISKCKNNLCPNDSICTEVPDALDGYICTCPDGTSSDKGYNGDCNSSNTNNPCNYKECKNGGTCYATGWFSFSCICPFGYSGNMCQYPTACLEHNCNNRGNCIINDKDGICECYPGYYGSECQFEDTFLGCNIDISNQTGKLSLERLFFWDEKVGIDHCSWNIKIPGSNNVTVLDIRTLLNNDTVSNHEDERYDCDINESAIIIRDGETKNAPIVGNFCKGPKNSLVPVINRKIILSGSRFKIEFTPLLNNASSDFFINWFTIPKRCGGLLKNSFGEIDFKQGINMTHCVWYIEVNLDHHIQIEIDRVSMITQKRVNCTVNSLQIFDGNRITSDQKVNEVCSNENDKILVSTTGPYATIYWSNDNQKDIYNKDDCISEKECNFGFKLSYKITELPSGCGGEILPNENGEFEGFIQSPNYPNNYFSNLDCLWKLNSTGTPLSYLLDHVIKLNIIDFDIPVKKEDYFCTNSYLKVMENSLSSSGIQYCNNFKPSHTYSYSGNTLLIKFHSDSINKGKGFLLSYKSSCEKHFYLQNGTIRSVNYPNSSPYPINCKYIIYSPPTRGIKIKIIDFDLIQPINICYGTPEIIDGIQDYIKFSGPHSSNKLFNKKHICKRFPLIPPNGEIITSGTRPLTINYVNSGSPNNKGFHFEYETFELGCGGIFEDINGTITSPNYPDGYLENLYCVYHISTEINKLIRLTFQTFDIEASSSDKDHCDSDVVGIYENYTTETEHGTLIGEFCGSILPPSIVSSSNKLTIVLRTDRSVKGIGFKAIYESIPSDENCNKLFTSPSGVIEYDGSINNNWLQCDYSIRLPRNKRILIKFNNFTIPCIDSILFVRNGLGIDSPGFKGLHGMSEICSGHSVSSLRTHSNFFFMRLVTSNPKKTKFSISYEQYNGGCGGKLSGLSGSISTPHFPEKDKHSYDCEWHIVGSLGNQIKFNIISMDDLSIPISNDKNYCHGYMSNSIDIYEGYTKGYEKLISYCYKEDQLSSIISEGNDMIIKYKQNQHGTRDSIYGFLGEYTTHCKGVLLNDFTGHIQNPGYGYNVNEHISCNWRINVGKGNRIRVKIIEFDIYESSKHININKCNDNWLKIGDYQIKYMENRNDINYNSTFNDFCSDTNIIHNFESVNNILDISYNTYNMPNNKFWIYYETIGCGGIINENNTIIMISNITTPELFSNTNRLPFECRWKIIAPFGYNIKINLEKILINRAEDELDSECLYGLSYYSGPNNNTGIPQRQYCSKSYDKSYISHSNELFVLINAQLGTYSFDKKDNIMFKALIEFTQSNIDSDCGGDIHLNTNQIIPFHTINYPKPYIKGINCKWKFTSPSGYSVGYRIKTFNGGNMGTVKLPFIKKLNKYNLTECSNSNLRIFGFLFIKTYNYLLKEYHPFLTTCGYSDIDKPIYINTIHNNSIVEFRGASLDLALISNEKNNKPIGLLMEAFTVCGGELIATKERKIYNFNNIYDDNCTIIIIPPEKEGEIDIIKVKLTSIWLGKTNTTINDKPTMFNFTCSTDTISEPWSISRSNYENRWYSFSCQGSIIINIYNITKESMNNMILQYGINSHFCGGELKGNGLEEADSKSKDFECTYTYSNALGNNVEIQIENINIPWSENCIDGYFEIRKYNESGDVLGRFCGNDDDNINSRGIGKTFEGNILWMRYKVKMNNLLQDDNEFYTSIKFNKNAKIGGYVEGNVIESSSYMEPNKIYTWNIIEQNIKGISLKIESLYIPNSDNSDIIECKSSKLCEGLTIMSGICDDDQDWETCGHVLYNLNGYIGDDRELILKGNEFTIGLYAKTKVSFHLSWTYLYTTPDLLNHTKNEIDTDFNCGGMLNPSFTVQVLKNPSITGSINYPPDTRCKWTIKRPLFRGIELKLVYVDLESTLNCRYDYLYVTKNSYTKTSEIPFETDTDKRVCDILSMKKLTMTLTDDSELNIYFVSDRSRQGRGFLLEYRLLCDSKEFFEADNGNFVGTLLSPNYPDPYPSNISCSWSISTDSFRRIEVIPNEIDLKTNDDGSCKNDILKISGKIPDNGTMLGFLEYSKLLQYETCKKSFTNITFVHGKIQINFKSGIEENTKKGFSLKISEIVDPCSDMHLVIDEDNPTKILTSPKWPNYSPNSLNCGWKISAPIGHRIKFNIDPETFNMEESSGGECVNDYLQIFDGPSKKNKLIGRYCNNKGPETIFSTSNYLFIHYKTDSMIPSHGFNATYSIADCGGTINLKPNIKFSLFSPRYPNYDQANHQCIWQIRAPKNYQILIDIKTLLISPKSNCSNGYVSIRDSYIDNENSYYILPPTCTKMYSKKPALKSKSHVIFVDYNITHVASKPNALLCSTGGCGFSFIFSLVKENCGGIIDNFVGEIYSPGYPNSIIPGTKCEWKFKAGLDYRYYIILEFLKNKESFNLPVVGFSNNNEIEEEECYNDIKIYNGFPPKDNYYNGPETMFCKGRTNFVSTADLVTLKFEDQMKRSFGLASIMEKQNMTSFSRHPFVIKYSKVPKENYPYGCLHTIKNDTSLVIGPLDLISNKDYPSGANSYCHLNIKRPEGSYTTMLKFSNFAVGPYSNRFCDLRNNYINLKPTLTAIMKWEYNLCSHFNKTSTNFNIAVAIDEFDIFVYNSHRSKLGSTFLGQENTKFNLSVIFSKCGGLVKNMKGYITSPTYNTIDTNDNNKNFESCVWTLKAPENHIVKIKILNITLQSASNQVSDAFLNIYEGNTEDNAVLHRFSEKEHTLMKEFYNIKSNGQIIIIQWFIGNYNTFKKGFKLQYEYVREDNECGYHIYGMNGTITSPGDDVYLNNLNCLWDISVPKGFLTKLTFKRFDIEESDDCNNDSLLISEYVEHSIEHRLSGSEIAQYKHYTFHKLCGNKKVPVPIISTTNGLRLNFTTNDKYAGKGFEIYWEAVCGGTIEAEFGEITSPYYPLYYPSNIECNYVISNSKIRGSNGHSGGLILSVNVVDLSKEPSGDRDLNNPHLYDDNNKQNLKCKSDSLEIFDISSGKTLRKICGYNYIEDKSKIYHYQDVGIKFISHPSKYEEDEKGMKHYKGFSISFIQNQCNINVSLDDNIIEQNGNSIYELFSPNYPKEYFPNMNCLINVTTLPGYIINAHIGDFHVEASEKCKFDYVEFFDGTIMNNKTSMGKLCGQLKNRKVIKSSNNSLLMKFKTDSSKHFKGYDITFTQSYGTDKNCGGKIDVTSNPKTIKAPIYKSKTNNNFFMDCVWELEAPRNKIIKITINELNLEKFKDKYLKGQCKDYLTIYDGIIGESSTIVKEICDFKNYPDQSEIIMKTTNRIINIELLAYYKNSGQKEMDIEVVAIDPECGGVLPTVDTMSIFAYKDKQLPTRDNQKHVRCKWYVYSEERTPLEIMFTDFNVPAITLDCSEEYLEIRDVGSLVECQHPACAKNEDDKKVLKYCGTIKPSLFISLSPVVQVTLSTFRTSQYQATIAFKYKTLGSCNRTITISEEEHTLSGRFTSPNYPNFYSHNTTCITNFILDEKLKTSHKIFLVFDEVQLERGSSQLLLTSTFYNPLHNNYKTKFLHGLSGLNLPYRSMSQCRYDSLQIDDKIGNETKIFCGNVVPPSHLSGGDILSLNFTSDATTNARGYSGTYFSVRTVKTDTYTIYKFESNYDSEGVITNVGFPFIQNKTTKSVWSIIPPRGSKCSINLLFLKLPINPEDKNCKNEINQLFSIIHTDSEVLNENSTLSTNAAMINIPCTFTETQKFDLQEGKKFYIHYETKEVSDKVINNYEGFRLSWQCGKSNFVSKGFHGIRSKEFNY